GATGTGGTGCGCAAACGTCTGGCCGGACTTTCCCCGACCGCGCGAGCGAGCGACGAGTATCGGAGCGGCGTCTATAGCGAAGACTTCACTCGCAGAACCTATGCGGCATTATTGACGCACGCCGAGGAGGAACTCCACTCGGGGCGAGGCGTTATCGTTGACGCCACCTGTAAACAACCGGCAGATCGTCGCAGTCTTCTTGCCTTGGGAGAGCGCCTCAACGTTCCCGTGGTGTTTGTCGAATGTCGTGCTCCGCTCGCCGAAGTCGAACGTCGGCTGCGCGAACGCGAGCGACGCGGAGATTCCGTTTCCGACGCCACCTGGGAGATTGCCTGCCAGCAGGAAGCCGACTTTCCGCCATTCGACGATATCCCCGCTTCCTGTCACCAGGTGATCGATACACAAGGCGATCTCGATGAAGCCCTGGTCCCGCTTGAAGAGGCGCTGAGCGACAGGAAGTAGGGAGCCCTTCCGCCTTCACCGCGCTGCGCCGGTGGTTTCGTGGACCTCAGCCCAGTAGCGATCCACTTGATCCTGAATCTGTCGCAAAGCGCCCTCATTCCGCGTGGGCTCGAATAAATGACGATACCGTCCCTGCCCTTGTAAGTATTCTTCCACCGGTCGATGGCGTCGCGGCACATACGTATGCGTGACCGCGCCGTCCACCGCCTCTTTCAGCGCGAAGATGCCGGTCTCGACGGCAAGCCGCGCGTAGTCGGCAGTCTGCTCGGGGTCGTAGAGCCATCCGGTCGGACAGGGCGCGTGGGCAATGAAGAGTTTCGGCCCGCACAGTGTTTTTGCTTTGAGAAACTTATTCGTCAGATCGATGGGAAAGCGCGGCGACACCGTCGCGAGGTAGGCCGGGCGGTGTGCCCGCCAAATCTCGAAGAGATCTTTCTTGCCATGTTCTGTTCCCGCTCTCGCTTTTACTCCCACAGGCGTGGTCGCTGTGCGTGCGCCGTAGGGCGTGGCGCTCGACATTTGCATACCGGTGTTGCCGTACGATTCGTTGTCGTAACAGAAGTACCAGAAGTCGAGCCCACGGAAGAGGGCTCCAGAGGTGGAGGACAAGGCCATATCGTAGGTGCTGCCATCACCGGCGACGACCACGACTTCAACATCATCCTCCGCCGGGAGCTTGCCGCGTGCGATGAGAACATCCAACGCATCACGCACGCCTTGTGCGCCGGCAGCGGCGCTGGCCATGGTTGTGTAGAGCCAGGAGCCTTTGAAAGGCGTGTAGGGAAACGTAGCCAGCAAGGTGAAGCACCCGGCAGCGTTGACAAAGACGGTCTTGGGTCCCAGGACTTTCGCCGCTAAGCGCAAGGCTTCGAGACCACCACAACCGCCGCAGATGGCCGTCCCCGGCAGAATGAATTCTTCGCGGGCAATCTGTTTGAGGGTCTTTATCGATTCCAATTCTGGACTGGTTGGCAGGGTCATAACGAGGTCTCCTTCCCGGCGATCTGCAATAACGTGCGGGTACGTTCTTGCTCTAGCTTCGTGTAGAGGAGGAGCGGACTGACGACGTGTTCACCAACTGCCGCACGTTCGAGGTGATGGAACACTGCCTCAAACTCTCCTTCGGAAATATCTTTCCCGCCCAGCCCACCGATGACGCTGAGCAGCGGCGGTCGCTGGGTCTCGTGATAGAGCGCGGTAGCAATCTCAGGATAGAGAATACCACCGCTCCCGGGCGCAAGATTCTGATCGATGATGGCGACAGCTTTACGGCCAGCGAGCGTGGCGGCAATCGCCTCTGCCGGAAACGGTCGTACAACGCGGAGTCGGAGCAGCCCAATTTTGATTCCACGCGCTCGCCAGCGCTGCACGGCGGCTTTCCCTTTGGTGGCAAACGCGTTGGACATGACCAGAACGTAGTCCGCGTCGTCAAGTTGGAACGATTCGATCAGGTCATAGCGTCGCCCGAAGCGCACAGCGAATTCCTCGGCAATGGTTTGATGCATGGCCAAGGCATTCTCTTGCGCGCGCTGCTGCTGATAGCGAAAGTAACTGTACGGGGCGCCACCGAGCACCGCCGCGCCTTGCGCCATCGGTTTATCGCCGCGAATATACGCATGCCTGGGGCGATAGGCGGGTAAGAACTCAGCAACCGCCGCCGGGGGCGGTAATGTCACCGGTTCACGAGTAAAGGACAGGGTAAACCCGTCGAGGTTGACCAGCACCGGCAGCATGACCCGTTCGTCTTCGGCGAGACGGTACGCGATGAGAATTGAGTCAACAATCTCCTGGCATGTCTCGGCATGGATTTGTAAAAACCCGGTGTCGCGTGCGGCGAGGATATCGTTGTGGTCGGCTTCGAGAGTGATCGGCGAGGCCAGCGCCCGCGACACGTTGACTAGCACCAGCGGGACCCGCCACCCGGCGATGGTGTAGAGAACCTCAAAGCCGTACAGCAAGCCCTGACTGGACGTAGCGGTAAAAACGCGCGCCCCGGCAGCCGCTCCTGCCCCGGCAGCAGTCAACATGGAATGCTCGGAGTCCATCGTAACGAAGCGCGCGGGGATGTCGCCATTGGCGGACCATTGGGCCAGAAGTTCGATAATCTCCGTCTGTGGCGTGATGGGAAAAGCAGGGATGTAATCCACGTCAGCGAGGCGCGCCCCCCAAGCGGCGGCAGCGTTGCCGGTGAGTAGTTGCCCGGTCGTCATCGGACCTCCTTCTCGGTGGTAAAAGCGTGCGTCGGACATTCATGCACACACAGCAAGCAACCTTTGCACTCGTCGTAGTCCACGACCGGATAGTCCTGAGCATCGAGGGAAATCGCTGCTTCTGGACAGCGAACGAAGCAGATCCAGCACCGAGTGCAAAGGTCCGCGTGCAAGATCGGACGGAATTGACGCCAGTTGCCGGTTTTTCGTTCTGGACTGTTGCCGCTCGCGTAAATGCTGGGAGTCGCCAGCGATGGAGGATCGAAGGCCACGTCCGCCAGCACCGCGCGTTCAATAGTAGTGGTACTAAGACGTTCTTGCACAACCGGCCAGGTCTTTGCGCGAGCATAGGCTGCTTGGGCAAGGGTCGTGTTCTGACTCCGCTGCGTATCCGAAAGATGGGAGGAGAGTTCGTCTCCAATGCCCACAAGCGCATCCGCTAACGACAACCCAACTAGGCGAGCTGTCGCCACGCCAAGCGCCACACTCAGGCTGGCCAGGGATTGTGTCGTGTCGATCGCCAGTGTGGTGAAGTCAGCAGTAAGCACCTGCTTAGCTAGTGCGTGACCGATTTGTTGGAGATCGGCTACCTCTTTCGTTGAATTCAGAAGGATGGTGGTCTGTTCATCGCACCCCAAGAGCGGTTGCGCCGCCTGGTCCGCTAACAAGGTATCATCTGCAATCACGATCAAGTCCGGGGTAGCGACTGTGCCGCGCTCGCGGATAGGCTCTCGCGCCAAGCGAGTAAACGCACTCATCGGTGCGCCGCGTCTCTCGGCGCCATACACAGGTGAATCCTGCACGACAAAGCCGGCATGGAAACCCGCCGAGCCAAGAATCCGGCTCGCCGTTTTCATGCCTTGTCCGCCGCGCCCATGGAAACGGATGCGTAACATAACACTCCTTTCGGTTTGCTGTTTCTACAGCGAGAATCATGCCGATCCGTGAGTAGGTAATCCCCTCCTTTTTCGCTCCTTCATTTGCAAAAATAGGAAAGAGTGGAAGATTGCATCTCGTTTCCGAGAAGAAGTTCCTCTTACCAGTGCGTATTTCTCGTGTTCGCTGTTGGCACGGATTCTGCCAAGAGGTACGGACGAAGAAACCGAAAGGAGAACTGCCGATGAAAACAGTGAATGACATTATGACCACGGAAGTGACCACCTTGGGGCGCAACGATTCGTTGCAGGTCGCGAAAGACATTATGAACTTGGGACGTGTTCGGCACTTCCCGGTGCTTGAAGACGACAAGGTCGTGGGTGTCGTCAGTCAGCGGGATTTGTATAAAGCCTCTTTGGGATCGGTGATGAAATATGGCGAGAAGGCCCAGCGTGCGTTCTTGGAAGGGATCGCGATCAAAGAGGTCATGAGCGCGCCCGTCGTAACGGTCGCTCCTCACGCCTCGGTGCAAGAAGCAGCACGTTTAATGATGGAGAAGAAAATTGGCTGCTTGCCTGTGCTTGAAGGTCCGCAACTGGTTGGGATCGTGACCGAAACCGATATGCTCAAGCTCGTGGCGGAGATGAGCTAAGCCAGCGGTGGAAAGCCTGCCGAACAGGTTGGTGTTTGCAAGCGTGGGAAGCGCATGGCGGATTTTTCTCGTCGGCGTGAACAGGTGGCTGTCTTTCCCGCTTTTTTACGCCTCTCTTCCTGGCACAGCGTATGCACTCCTATTGCAAGGAGAGCAGGTATGACAGAACTCAACGTACGACCATGGATGAACGACAGCCCACTCACCATTGGCCCTAAAGACAACCTCCGCCGCGCCCTGGCTCTCTTGCGCTCGGCCAGGGTGCCGGAGCTATTCGTGGTCGATGATGGCAAACTGGTCGGACTTCTGAACGAACACGATATCTGGAACCGTTGCCCCACGGGGATGATCATGCTCGACGAGCAGCAGGCGAGCGAACTGCTGGAACAGTTTCGCGTCGGCGGCGTCATGATCCTTCAGCCTCCGATGGTGACGCCGGAGACTTCTCTCCGCGAGGCCATCCAACTGTTCGCACAAACAGGGAGGCATGGCTTACCGGTCATGGAGAACGGGGGCCTCGTCGGAATACTCACCGAAGAACGTGCCCTACAAGTCATCGCCGCAGTGTTGAGCGAAGTCGAACAATGTACCTTTAAGAAGTGACTGAATAGCGAACTCCAAGAGAAAGGACGAATCATGGCCAAGAAGGACTCATGGCTTCCCGCGCCCTTTCAACAGTTCTCGCGCGAGGTCGATCGCCTCTTCGACGAACTGATTTATCGCCCCTGGGGGGGGCATCGCGCGCGGGAGCTAGCCTGGACACCACAGCTCGATCTGTACGAGGATGCCACTGCTTTCGTCTTGGAAGCGGACTTACCTGGAGTCCACGAGAACGATATCTCCGTCGCAGTCGAAAACGAGGATCTCGTGCTACAAGGAAAACGCGCATTCGAGCGCATCTGCGATGAGGAAAATTTTCATTGTCGGGAACGTCGCTCGGGAGAATTCGTGAGGCGGTTGCATCTTCCGGTCTCCGTCGATCGACAAAAGATCCGCGTCGAGTTCCACGATGGGGTATTGCGCGTAACGCTGCCAAAAATGAAGTAACGCTTGACTCTGGAAAAATAGGGGAGCGGTCACGACAGAACCTCTTTGAAGGCTTAGCACAATCCGCAGAGAAAACTGGAGGTGAGAAAAAGTAAAACAGGAAACAGGAAACGCAGAAGCAAGAAAACACTCATGTAGAGATACATCTTCTCACGCCTCGGGAATACAACACTAAGAAAGGAAGGAAGAACACAATGAAGACGCGGAAAATGATTGGAATCATGATGGCGATTAGTCTGACAGTCGGTGCGCTCGGATATCTTTCTGCCGGCATAG
The window above is part of the Deltaproteobacteria bacterium genome. Proteins encoded here:
- a CDS encoding pyruvate synthase; translation: MTLPTSPELESIKTLKQIAREEFILPGTAICGGCGGLEALRLAAKVLGPKTVFVNAAGCFTLLATFPYTPFKGSWLYTTMASAAAGAQGVRDALDVLIARGKLPAEDDVEVVVVAGDGSTYDMALSSTSGALFRGLDFWYFCYDNESYGNTGMQMSSATPYGARTATTPVGVKARAGTEHGKKDLFEIWRAHRPAYLATVSPRFPIDLTNKFLKAKTLCGPKLFIAHAPCPTGWLYDPEQTADYARLAVETGIFALKEAVDGAVTHTYVPRRHRPVEEYLQGQGRYRHLFEPTRNEGALRQIQDQVDRYWAEVHETTGAAR
- a CDS encoding CBS domain-containing protein; translated protein: MTELNVRPWMNDSPLTIGPKDNLRRALALLRSARVPELFVVDDGKLVGLLNEHDIWNRCPTGMIMLDEQQASELLEQFRVGGVMILQPPMVTPETSLREAIQLFAQTGRHGLPVMENGGLVGILTEERALQVIAAVLSEVEQCTFKK
- a CDS encoding 2-oxoacid:acceptor oxidoreductase family protein gives rise to the protein MLRIRFHGRGGQGMKTASRILGSAGFHAGFVVQDSPVYGAERRGAPMSAFTRLAREPIRERGTVATPDLIVIADDTLLADQAAQPLLGCDEQTTILLNSTKEVADLQQIGHALAKQVLTADFTTLAIDTTQSLASLSVALGVATARLVGLSLADALVGIGDELSSHLSDTQRSQNTTLAQAAYARAKTWPVVQERLSTTTIERAVLADVAFDPPSLATPSIYASGNSPERKTGNWRQFRPILHADLCTRCWICFVRCPEAAISLDAQDYPVVDYDECKGCLLCVHECPTHAFTTEKEVR
- a CDS encoding CBS domain-containing protein, which encodes MKTVNDIMTTEVTTLGRNDSLQVAKDIMNLGRVRHFPVLEDDKVVGVVSQRDLYKASLGSVMKYGEKAQRAFLEGIAIKEVMSAPVVTVAPHASVQEAARLMMEKKIGCLPVLEGPQLVGIVTETDMLKLVAEMS
- a CDS encoding pyruvate synthase, with product MTTGQLLTGNAAAAWGARLADVDYIPAFPITPQTEIIELLAQWSANGDIPARFVTMDSEHSMLTAAGAGAAAGARVFTATSSQGLLYGFEVLYTIAGWRVPLVLVNVSRALASPITLEADHNDILAARDTGFLQIHAETCQEIVDSILIAYRLAEDERVMLPVLVNLDGFTLSFTREPVTLPPPAAVAEFLPAYRPRHAYIRGDKPMAQGAAVLGGAPYSYFRYQQQRAQENALAMHQTIAEEFAVRFGRRYDLIESFQLDDADYVLVMSNAFATKGKAAVQRWRARGIKIGLLRLRVVRPFPAEAIAATLAGRKAVAIIDQNLAPGSGGILYPEIATALYHETQRPPLLSVIGGLGGKDISEGEFEAVFHHLERAAVGEHVVSPLLLYTKLEQERTRTLLQIAGKETSL
- a CDS encoding Hsp20/alpha crystallin family protein, with translation MAKKDSWLPAPFQQFSREVDRLFDELIYRPWGGHRARELAWTPQLDLYEDATAFVLEADLPGVHENDISVAVENEDLVLQGKRAFERICDEENFHCRERRSGEFVRRLHLPVSVDRQKIRVEFHDGVLRVTLPKMK